A stretch of Bradyrhizobium sp. CCBAU 53338 DNA encodes these proteins:
- the coxB gene encoding cytochrome c oxidase subunit II, whose translation MRMSMGRVGRHLLGMATIAVVAAGIMLATGGAAFAELGQPEPWEWHLQGSGSPVMDNIVWFHNFLSVLIILITLFVLALLVIVVVKFNAKANPVPSRTTHNTLIEVVWTLVPVLILVGIAVPSFRLLFLELDVPKADLTIKATGKQWYWSYAYPDNGKFEFDSLMAQDKQPRLLGVDNEMVVPVNKVIRVQVTGADVIHAFALPAFGVKIDAIPGRLNETWFKATKTGMFYGQCSELCGKDHAFMPIAIRVVNDQDFASWVESAKKKFASGDTSTFASAAGPTQ comes from the coding sequence ATGAGGATGTCGATGGGTCGGGTGGGCCGGCATTTGCTGGGAATGGCCACCATCGCCGTAGTGGCGGCTGGCATCATGCTGGCGACGGGCGGCGCGGCATTTGCCGAGCTCGGTCAGCCTGAGCCGTGGGAGTGGCACCTGCAGGGCTCCGGTTCCCCGGTGATGGACAACATCGTCTGGTTCCATAATTTCCTGTCGGTGCTGATCATCCTGATCACGCTGTTCGTTCTGGCGCTGCTCGTCATCGTGGTGGTGAAGTTCAACGCGAAGGCCAATCCGGTGCCGTCGCGGACCACCCACAACACGCTGATCGAGGTGGTGTGGACCCTGGTGCCGGTGCTGATTCTGGTCGGCATCGCGGTGCCGTCGTTCCGCCTGCTGTTCCTCGAGCTCGACGTGCCGAAGGCGGACCTGACGATCAAGGCGACCGGCAAGCAGTGGTACTGGTCCTACGCCTATCCCGACAACGGCAAGTTCGAGTTCGACTCGCTGATGGCCCAGGACAAGCAGCCCCGCCTGCTCGGCGTCGACAACGAGATGGTGGTGCCGGTCAACAAGGTGATTCGCGTTCAGGTCACCGGCGCCGACGTCATCCACGCGTTTGCGCTGCCGGCGTTCGGCGTCAAGATCGATGCCATTCCGGGCCGGCTGAACGAGACCTGGTTCAAGGCCACCAAGACCGGCATGTTCTACGGCCAGTGCTCGGAGCTTTGCGGCAAGGACCACGCCTTCATGCCGATCGCGATCCGCGTGGTGAACGACCAGGATTTCGCCTCCTGGGTTGAATCGGCGAAGAAGAAGTTTGCGAGCGGCGACACCAGCACCTTCGCCTCCGCAGCCGGCCCGACGCAGTAA
- a CDS encoding invasion associated locus B family protein → MGLSRRMARSALWPNDGLTTLIGLLAVVLFLAVPGLAHAQGAVRSLHGDWQIRCDTPPGAQAEQCALIQSVVAEDRSNAGLTVIVLKTADQKSRLMRVVAPLGVLLPSGLGLKLDNQDVGRAGFVRCLPNGCVAEVVMDDKLLSQLRSAKTATFIIFETPEEGIGFPLSLNGLGEGYDKLP, encoded by the coding sequence ATGGGGCTTTCGAGACGGATGGCACGATCGGCTCTATGGCCGAATGACGGTCTCACGACGCTGATCGGCCTCCTGGCTGTCGTCCTTTTCCTTGCCGTGCCCGGCCTTGCCCATGCGCAGGGCGCGGTGCGCTCCCTCCATGGCGACTGGCAGATCCGCTGCGACACGCCTCCGGGCGCCCAGGCCGAGCAATGCGCCCTGATCCAGAGCGTGGTGGCGGAAGACCGCTCCAATGCCGGCCTCACCGTGATCGTACTCAAGACCGCCGACCAGAAGAGCCGCCTGATGCGCGTGGTCGCCCCCTTGGGCGTGCTGCTGCCCTCCGGCCTCGGGCTGAAGCTCGACAACCAGGACGTCGGTCGCGCCGGTTTCGTTCGCTGCCTGCCCAACGGCTGCGTCGCCGAGGTCGTCATGGACGACAAGCTGCTCAGCCAGCTCCGCAGCGCCAAGACCGCGACCTTCATCATCTTCGAGACACCCGAGGAAGGCATCGGCTTCCCGCTCAGCCTCAACGGCCTCGGCGAGGGCTACGACAAGCTGCCGTAG
- the tldD gene encoding metalloprotease TldD codes for MTNPATTSLLDRANLDRDQVRNEVARGLAGADDGELFLEYSQTEALMFDNGRLKQATYDTSQGFGLRAVKDDAVGYAHSSDVSLPALIRAADAVAAVRGGYSGSFAAPPPHTNVRLYGDENPLDAPGFETKVKLLAEIDAYLRDKDPRVRQVSVSLGATWQVVEILRPDGESYRDIRPLVRVNVSVVAGQGDRQESGSKGYGGRAGYAEFIETRSWRDAADGALREALVNLESIPAPAGEMDVVLGAGWPGVMLHEAVGHGLEGDFNRKKTSAFAGLMGQQVAAKGVTVIDDGTIASRRGSLSIDDEGTPTNRTVLIEDGILVGYMQDRQNARLMNMKPTGNGRRQGYAHVPMPRMTNTYMLAGDRDPAEILASVKNGVFAANFGGGQVDITSGKYVFQCTEAYKIENGKIGAPLKGAMLIGNGPTDLHRIRMIGNDLALDTGIGTCGKNGQGVPVGVGQPSLLMERITVGGTGA; via the coding sequence ATGACCAACCCTGCCACAACCTCCCTGCTCGACCGCGCCAATCTCGACCGCGACCAGGTTCGCAACGAGGTCGCACGCGGCCTTGCCGGAGCCGACGACGGCGAATTGTTCCTGGAATACAGCCAGACCGAAGCGCTGATGTTCGACAATGGGCGGCTGAAGCAGGCGACCTACGACACCTCGCAAGGTTTTGGCCTGCGCGCCGTCAAGGACGACGCGGTCGGCTATGCGCATTCCTCCGACGTGTCGCTGCCGGCGCTGATTCGCGCGGCCGATGCGGTCGCGGCCGTGCGCGGCGGCTATTCCGGCAGCTTCGCGGCCCCGCCTCCGCACACCAATGTGCGGCTCTATGGCGATGAGAATCCGCTCGACGCTCCGGGCTTCGAGACCAAGGTCAAGCTGCTTGCCGAAATCGACGCGTACCTGCGCGACAAGGATCCTCGGGTGCGGCAGGTCAGCGTCAGCCTGGGTGCGACCTGGCAGGTGGTCGAGATCCTGCGGCCCGACGGCGAGAGCTACCGCGACATCCGCCCGCTGGTGCGCGTCAATGTCTCCGTCGTCGCTGGACAAGGCGACCGCCAGGAGAGCGGCAGCAAGGGCTATGGCGGTCGCGCCGGCTATGCCGAATTCATCGAGACCAGGTCCTGGCGCGATGCCGCCGACGGCGCGCTGCGCGAGGCGCTGGTGAATCTGGAATCGATTCCCGCCCCCGCCGGCGAGATGGACGTCGTGCTCGGCGCCGGCTGGCCCGGCGTGATGCTGCATGAAGCGGTCGGTCACGGCCTCGAAGGCGACTTCAACCGCAAGAAGACGTCGGCGTTCGCCGGCCTGATGGGCCAGCAGGTCGCCGCCAAGGGCGTCACCGTGATCGACGACGGCACCATTGCCTCGCGCCGCGGCTCGCTGTCGATCGACGACGAGGGCACGCCGACCAATCGCACCGTTCTGATCGAGGACGGCATTCTCGTCGGCTACATGCAGGACCGCCAGAACGCGCGGCTGATGAACATGAAGCCGACCGGCAACGGCCGTCGCCAGGGCTACGCCCATGTACCGATGCCGCGCATGACCAACACCTACATGCTCGCAGGCGATCGCGACCCGGCCGAGATTTTGGCGTCGGTGAAGAACGGCGTGTTCGCCGCGAATTTCGGCGGCGGACAGGTCGACATCACATCGGGCAAATACGTGTTCCAGTGCACCGAGGCCTACAAGATCGAGAACGGCAAGATCGGCGCGCCGCTGAAGGGCGCCATGCTGATCGGCAACGGGCCGACCGACCTGCATCGCATCCGCATGATCGGCAACGATCTGGCGCTCGATACCGGCATCGGCACCTGCGGCAAGAACGGTCAGGGCGTGCCTGTCGGCGTCGGCCAGCCGTCGCTTCTGATGGAACGCATTACGGTGGGTGGAACGGGCGCATGA
- the lepB gene encoding signal peptidase I → MSVEDKVTVSTKRKSSGWGSQLVQLAGIVAAVFIAKGALAEPFYVPSGSMEPTLLIGDALLASKFPYGYGTSSLPIQINLPETGRVFAETPKAGDVVVFRWPGDRSQAWVKRVVGLPGDRIQMRQGQLFINDRPAELKPDGVGAAEDDNGGSEPAYRYVETLPNGVKHLIFKMRDNGPLDNTPEVTVPAGHLFVLGDNRDNSADSRVPLRSGGVGLLPIDNLVGRADAVLGSWDLGMRGQPVWTWLSGFRLARFFTAVH, encoded by the coding sequence ATGAGCGTTGAGGACAAAGTGACTGTCAGCACCAAGCGAAAGAGCAGCGGCTGGGGCAGCCAGCTGGTGCAGCTCGCCGGCATCGTCGCCGCCGTCTTCATCGCCAAGGGCGCGCTGGCGGAGCCGTTCTACGTGCCGTCGGGCTCGATGGAGCCGACGCTGTTGATCGGCGACGCCTTGCTCGCCTCGAAATTTCCCTATGGCTACGGCACCTCGTCGCTGCCGATCCAGATCAACCTGCCCGAAACCGGCCGCGTGTTCGCGGAGACGCCGAAGGCAGGCGACGTGGTCGTGTTCCGCTGGCCCGGCGATCGCTCGCAGGCCTGGGTCAAGCGCGTCGTGGGCCTTCCCGGCGACCGCATCCAGATGCGGCAGGGCCAACTGTTCATCAACGACCGTCCGGCCGAACTGAAGCCGGATGGCGTCGGCGCCGCCGAGGACGACAATGGCGGCAGCGAGCCCGCCTACCGCTACGTCGAGACGCTTCCGAATGGCGTCAAGCACCTGATCTTCAAGATGCGCGACAACGGTCCGCTCGACAACACGCCCGAAGTCACGGTGCCCGCGGGGCACCTGTTCGTGCTCGGCGACAACAGAGACAACTCGGCCGACAGCCGCGTGCCGCTGCGCTCCGGCGGCGTCGGCCTGCTGCCGATCGACAATCTGGTCGGCCGTGCGGACGCCGTGCTCGGTTCCTGGGATCTCGGCATGCGCGGTCAGCCGGTCTGGACCTGGCTCTCCGGCTTCCGCCTCGCGCGGTTCTTCACCGCCGTGCACTGA
- a CDS encoding MmcQ/YjbR family DNA-binding protein, which yields MTFDDVRKFVLTWPEVEDGTSYGTPALKVRKKMLARLKEDGDSLVMPDVPIDERAMLVESQPEIFHFTDHYADYPIVLIRLSKAKRAILEPLLRRRWRTLASKAARADYDARESA from the coding sequence GTGACCTTCGACGACGTCAGGAAATTCGTGCTGACGTGGCCGGAGGTCGAGGACGGCACCTCCTACGGCACACCGGCGCTGAAAGTGCGCAAGAAGATGCTGGCGCGCCTGAAAGAGGACGGCGACAGCCTGGTGATGCCTGATGTTCCGATCGACGAGCGTGCGATGCTGGTCGAGAGCCAGCCGGAAATCTTCCACTTCACCGACCACTACGCCGATTATCCGATCGTGCTGATCCGCTTGTCCAAGGCGAAGCGCGCGATCCTGGAGCCGCTGCTGCGGCGGCGTTGGCGCACGCTGGCCTCGAAGGCGGCGCGGGCGGATTATGATGCGCGCGAGAGCGCGTGA
- a CDS encoding nucleotidyltransferase family protein: protein MDEARFLALALKNPVNVAILDELHHLALPDAWLVSGCLVQSVWNVLTGRAIDHGIADYDVFYFDPDTSWDAEDAVIRRLQARLDHLGARIEIRNQARVHLWYPAKHGLPYPPLRCSADGMDRFLTQNTQVGVRRVDGGFDVYAPHGFDDVAGLVARPNPGANFSAANYAVKAERWKALWPELTVIAAE, encoded by the coding sequence ATGGATGAAGCCCGCTTCCTCGCGCTGGCACTGAAGAATCCGGTCAACGTTGCAATCCTCGACGAGCTCCACCACCTCGCGCTGCCGGATGCGTGGCTGGTCTCTGGATGCCTGGTGCAATCGGTGTGGAACGTGCTGACCGGCCGCGCCATCGATCACGGCATTGCCGATTACGACGTCTTCTACTTCGACCCTGATACCTCCTGGGACGCGGAGGACGCCGTGATCCGCCGACTGCAAGCGCGGCTCGATCATCTCGGCGCCAGGATCGAGATCCGTAATCAGGCACGCGTGCATCTGTGGTACCCGGCCAAGCATGGCCTGCCGTATCCGCCACTGCGGTGCTCGGCCGACGGTATGGACCGTTTCCTCACGCAGAACACGCAAGTGGGCGTGAGGCGCGTGGACGGCGGGTTCGACGTCTATGCGCCACACGGCTTCGACGATGTCGCAGGTCTGGTTGCGCGGCCAAATCCGGGCGCCAATTTCTCCGCGGCGAATTACGCGGTGAAAGCCGAGAGATGGAAGGCCTTGTGGCCAGAGCTTACGGTGATTGCGGCAGAATGA
- a CDS encoding PAN domain-containing protein translates to MGKGRLPGAVMACVVACVTLLALAFASVPARAQTAFDRPGGDYFNTPVTSGDPEDCALLCERDRKCRAWSFSYPDIDGAAAVCWLKNTVPPRQPANCCISGVRGAGVIEPRVEGVETSIDRPGGDLRNFDLKEGEGEEVCKAACTADNKCRAFTYARPGYTGREARCFLKKDIKPPRRKAGFISGVVR, encoded by the coding sequence ATGGGGAAGGGCCGCCTGCCTGGGGCCGTCATGGCCTGCGTCGTGGCCTGTGTCACGCTGCTTGCGCTCGCCTTTGCGAGCGTGCCCGCGCGTGCGCAGACGGCGTTCGACCGGCCGGGTGGCGACTATTTCAACACGCCGGTCACATCAGGCGATCCCGAGGATTGTGCGCTGCTCTGTGAGCGCGATCGAAAGTGCCGCGCCTGGAGCTTCAGCTATCCTGATATCGACGGCGCTGCGGCGGTGTGCTGGCTCAAGAATACCGTGCCGCCGCGACAGCCCGCCAATTGCTGCATCTCCGGGGTGCGCGGTGCCGGCGTGATCGAGCCTCGCGTCGAGGGCGTGGAGACTTCGATCGACCGCCCCGGCGGCGATCTGCGCAATTTCGACCTCAAGGAAGGCGAGGGCGAGGAGGTCTGCAAGGCCGCCTGCACCGCCGACAACAAATGCCGCGCCTTCACCTATGCGCGTCCCGGCTATACCGGCCGCGAAGCGCGCTGCTTCCTGAAAAAGGACATCAAGCCGCCACGGCGCAAGGCCGGGTTCATATCGGGCGTGGTGAGATAG
- a CDS encoding glutamate--cysteine ligase — MARDQIDMTPLQSRDELVAWFEAGCKDPSEFRMGTEHEKTPFTLEGHRPVPYEGARGIGALLEGMKLLLGWEPIMEKGNIIGLYDVTGGGAISLEPGGQFELSGAPVENVHQTQSELMAHLAQVREIATPLGIGFLGLGMTPSWSRADIPVMPKGRYKIMTNYMPKVGQYGLDMMYRTCTVQTNLDFSSETDMVKKLRVSLALQPVATALFANSPFTEGKPNGFLSFRSEIWRDTDNARAGMMPWAFEDGMGFERYVDYALDVPMYFVKRGDDYIDVSGSSFRAFFDGRNNNLPGERPTLSDWANHLSTIFPEVRLKRYLEMRGSDGGPWGRLPALSAFWAGLLYDDVSLDAAWDLVKHWTALERQALRDDVPRFGFKARIKDRYLFEIAKECLVLAHAGLRRRGRIDAIGRDETRHLEPLDRIIDSGRTPAEEMLEKFNGAWQGSVEPAYAEYAF; from the coding sequence ATGGCGCGAGACCAGATCGATATGACGCCGCTGCAATCGCGCGACGAGCTCGTTGCGTGGTTCGAGGCCGGCTGCAAGGACCCGTCCGAATTCCGCATGGGTACCGAGCACGAGAAGACGCCGTTCACGCTCGAGGGCCACCGCCCCGTGCCCTACGAAGGCGCACGCGGCATCGGCGCGCTGCTCGAAGGCATGAAGCTCCTGCTCGGCTGGGAGCCGATCATGGAGAAGGGCAACATCATCGGCCTCTACGACGTCACCGGCGGCGGCGCGATCTCGCTGGAGCCCGGCGGACAGTTCGAGCTTTCGGGTGCACCGGTCGAGAACGTGCACCAAACCCAGAGCGAGCTGATGGCGCATCTGGCGCAAGTGCGCGAGATCGCGACCCCGCTCGGCATCGGCTTCCTCGGCCTCGGCATGACGCCGTCCTGGTCGCGCGCCGACATCCCGGTGATGCCCAAGGGTCGCTACAAGATCATGACCAATTACATGCCGAAGGTCGGTCAATACGGCCTCGACATGATGTACCGGACCTGCACGGTGCAGACCAATCTCGACTTCTCCTCCGAAACCGACATGGTCAAGAAGCTGCGCGTCTCGCTGGCGCTCCAGCCGGTCGCAACCGCCCTGTTCGCGAACTCGCCGTTCACCGAAGGCAAGCCGAACGGCTTCCTCTCCTTCCGTTCCGAGATCTGGCGCGACACCGACAATGCGCGCGCCGGCATGATGCCGTGGGCCTTCGAGGACGGCATGGGCTTCGAGCGCTATGTCGACTATGCGCTCGACGTGCCCATGTATTTCGTCAAGCGTGGCGACGATTACATCGACGTATCGGGCTCCTCGTTCCGCGCCTTCTTCGACGGCCGCAACAACAATCTGCCCGGCGAACGTCCGACGCTGTCGGACTGGGCCAATCATCTCTCAACGATCTTCCCGGAGGTGCGGCTGAAGCGTTACCTCGAGATGCGCGGCTCCGATGGTGGCCCGTGGGGCCGCCTGCCGGCGCTGTCGGCGTTCTGGGCCGGGCTGCTCTATGACGACGTGTCGCTCGATGCGGCCTGGGATCTGGTGAAGCACTGGACCGCGCTCGAGCGCCAGGCGCTGCGCGACGACGTGCCGCGCTTCGGCTTCAAGGCGCGGATCAAGGACCGCTATCTGTTCGAGATCGCCAAGGAATGCCTCGTTCTGGCACATGCGGGCCTGCGTCGCCGCGGCCGCATCGATGCAATCGGCCGCGACGAAACGCGGCATCTGGAGCCGCTCGACCGCATCATCGATTCCGGCCGGACCCCGGCCGAGGAGATGCTCGAGAAGTTCAACGGTGCCTGGCAGGGCTCGGTGGAACCGGCCTACGCGGAATACGCGTTCTAG
- a CDS encoding MarR family winged helix-turn-helix transcriptional regulator, producing MKRKPSTEATSAWIRLMRVQSRVLDCVEQDLKKAGFPPLAWYDALLELSRAPSGELRPVELERQMLIPQYSTSRLIDRLVDEGLASRRECKIDKRGQFVEITEAGRELQKRMWGAYSAAIEKYVGSKLSDADALKLSGLLDRLGCSCGEMKLPPVANVNETSPSR from the coding sequence ATGAAACGTAAACCATCGACCGAGGCAACCAGCGCCTGGATCCGCCTGATGCGGGTACAGAGCCGCGTGCTCGACTGTGTCGAGCAGGATCTGAAGAAGGCCGGGTTCCCGCCGCTCGCCTGGTACGACGCGCTCCTCGAATTGTCGCGCGCCCCGAGCGGGGAGCTGCGGCCGGTGGAACTCGAGCGGCAGATGCTGATCCCGCAATACTCCACCTCGCGATTGATTGATCGCCTCGTCGACGAAGGCCTCGCCTCGCGGCGCGAATGCAAGATCGACAAGCGCGGCCAGTTCGTCGAGATCACGGAGGCCGGCCGCGAGCTGCAGAAGCGGATGTGGGGCGCCTACTCGGCCGCGATCGAGAAATATGTCGGCTCGAAACTGTCCGATGCCGATGCCCTCAAGCTCAGCGGTCTGCTCGACCGGCTGGGTTGCTCGTGCGGCGAGATGAAGCTGCCGCCCGTCGCCAACGTCAACGAAACCTCGCCGTCGCGATGA
- the gstA gene encoding glutathione transferase GstA, which yields MKLYYSPGACSLSPHIALLEADLPYELVKVDIRAKKLENGEDYLKVNPKGQVPALGLDSGEIVTEGPVIVQMIADKAPAKALAPARDSSERYKLLEWLNFLTSEVHKSFGPMFAPALNDDAKAFFRDRVMGKLKHIDSELAGKDYLMGKQFSVADGYLFTMLTWGDRMKFDLSAMPHLTAYKARVAARPKVQEALKKEGLAQAA from the coding sequence ATGAAACTGTATTACTCGCCCGGCGCCTGCTCGCTGTCCCCCCATATCGCACTCCTCGAGGCCGACCTGCCTTATGAGTTGGTCAAGGTCGATATCCGGGCCAAGAAGCTCGAGAACGGTGAAGACTATCTGAAGGTCAATCCGAAGGGTCAGGTCCCCGCGCTGGGCCTCGACAGCGGGGAGATCGTGACCGAAGGCCCGGTCATTGTCCAGATGATCGCCGACAAGGCCCCGGCCAAAGCACTGGCGCCCGCGCGCGACAGTTCCGAGCGCTACAAGCTGCTCGAATGGCTGAACTTCCTCACCTCCGAGGTGCACAAGAGTTTTGGCCCGATGTTCGCGCCGGCGCTGAACGACGACGCCAAGGCGTTCTTCAGGGATCGCGTCATGGGCAAGCTGAAGCATATCGACAGCGAGCTCGCCGGCAAAGACTACCTCATGGGCAAGCAGTTCTCGGTCGCCGACGGCTATCTCTTCACGATGCTGACCTGGGGCGACCGGATGAAGTTCGACCTCTCCGCCATGCCTCACCTCACCGCCTACAAGGCCCGCGTCGCGGCACGGCCGAAGGTGCAGGAGGCGTTGAAGAAGGAAGGGCTGGCGCAGGCCGCCTAA